The following are encoded together in the Edaphobacter lichenicola genome:
- the eutC gene encoding ethanolamine ammonia-lyase subunit EutC gives MTNESTNDETTNPETKLEDLEIPATTPALSLRNYTPARVALHRTGVSLTTTDILDFQLAHAQARDAVHAALAPEHLANRLRTELPSLTAPILTLASAAPDRVSYLHRPDLGRTLAPASAALLHPSPCDLVIVLADGLSATAVEHHAIPLLAALLPALPQNQTLGPVCIATQARVAIADQIGSLLQARLSLILIGERPGLSSPDSLGAYITWNPAPGRTDADRNCISNIRTAGLDYATAAARIAFYCAEAHRLQLTGTTLKETTQPQLNP, from the coding sequence ATGACCAACGAATCCACCAACGACGAAACAACCAACCCCGAAACGAAGCTGGAGGATCTCGAAATCCCAGCCACCACCCCGGCCCTGTCCCTACGCAACTACACGCCCGCCCGAGTCGCCCTCCACCGCACCGGCGTCAGCCTCACCACCACAGACATCCTCGACTTCCAGCTAGCACACGCCCAGGCCCGCGACGCCGTCCACGCCGCACTCGCCCCCGAACACCTCGCCAACCGCCTGCGCACCGAACTCCCGTCCCTGACCGCCCCAATCCTCACCCTCGCCAGCGCCGCCCCCGACCGCGTCTCCTACCTCCACCGCCCCGACCTCGGCCGCACCCTCGCCCCAGCCTCCGCCGCTCTCCTCCACCCCTCCCCCTGCGACTTGGTCATCGTCCTCGCCGACGGTCTCTCCGCCACCGCAGTCGAGCACCACGCCATCCCTCTCCTCGCCGCGCTCCTCCCCGCCCTTCCGCAAAACCAAACCCTCGGCCCCGTCTGCATCGCCACGCAGGCCCGTGTAGCCATCGCCGACCAAATAGGCTCCCTCCTCCAAGCCCGTCTCTCTCTCATCCTCATCGGCGAGCGCCCCGGCCTCAGCTCCCCCGACTCCCTCGGCGCCTACATCACCTGGAACCCCGCCCCCGGCCGCACCGACGCCGACCGCAACTGCATCTCCAATATCCGCACCGCCGGCCTCGACTACGCCACCGCCGCCGCCCGCATAGCCTTCTACTGCGCCGAAGCCCATCGCCTGCAGCTAACCGGCACCACCCTCAAAGAGACCACCCAGCCCCAACTGAATCCCTGA
- a CDS encoding carboxypeptidase-like regulatory domain-containing protein, which translates to MTKRLRLSFLVLVCQMMCVLLVCPVFGQQTLGGLTGVVTDSQGGILQGTVVTAVGDQTGLTRTQTAGSNGFYDFANLPIGTYTLSFTKEGFQTQKMSAVPVQSDRTGTVNASLSVGAVNTVVSVDAVPLLNAVDTTNGYILDRAQIESIPQPTGSFTGLAILSPGVNAELPGGTGAQSGLGNLPIWANGQRDTSNSFSINGVDASSLFNGKSTSQVGSQRVINSTGASTTQGGAGVIQTVASVYLSIGNAIPTPAPETIQEVRVNASMYDAQQGSTSGAHIDVSTASGTNSYHGTAYGRRGTNWINAAPFFLKNNPLLANDPKDENPELHRYIAGGTFGGPIIKNKLFGFVSYQHLQVSDQEIGDNFINVPVGLSDNNRDAAGFANMVNGSFGTGLTAANIDKTALALFNSPSLPGEPGKWLVPNDTGSSTMSASHPYNAFLPGTGRFKADMAVANLDYNISSKDTLSLKYFYQHDPTLAPYAYSSVPGFTEHLDSGAQVFSIINTYLVKSNLSTTESLGFLREKTWVDNEQPFGPSAIPGGSQGTVSINEFGSNYFPGVSIVNVLGSAQGQYGLVSNGILNIGPNAEGQAPNTGAFQNRWQPSGNAIWTLGKHTVSFGTSYSYTQLNTIDKRTGTGTVATDDLSAYAQGYVTPGSASTAFYVSSFLQGDASRYYRAKQVGSYVQDKFQFTPTLSITAGLRYDWNGGLTEKNGRIFNFDPTLYSYNQASDTIVNPGFIIASNNKNGTSGVSPTTLTGRQWGVGPRLGAAWQPERFGGKVVVRSGFGMYYDRGELFSYFSPGYAIGTVTGGPFGVNQQLPFVTAQSCPVQSFYSGFIPTCGGADGGAPTAASGNLANPYTNIQNAPPTNPKSSDLSNYLPNIASISNGGQPISLGVYDRANKLPYTFNYTLDIQWQPRNDLAVTLGYVGNLGRHQVIPVPFNQPGIASPSAAIHGEHYSYGYNVEGANLPDGSGYDFDYEGGNIDHRVPYIGYAAESIDYKAAGVDAYNALTAHIEKRMSHGLQVAASYTYSHALDEQSGLGLFYNGNNPLNLRDGYASADFDRTHVINFNYVYRLPDFVHSHNIESYFTNGWSLVGLTILQSGQPYSVIDFSGAVGSIYYSTSNGITNPIVPLAPGCNAKNAKTGHSGAFNPNGDPNLNALKASCFTLPLLQAGGLNGAVPTSDPYETGFTTGQRNIFRQAFQKRADASLMKVTKFSERYSLTYTFDVYNLTNTSSFDVPGNEVSQNVNFNPLPVAGTPVLPTSCDATNAGFYNCPSGLGTVTHTIGSPRQIQMALRFLF; encoded by the coding sequence ATGACTAAGCGGTTGCGTCTTTCCTTCCTCGTCCTTGTTTGCCAGATGATGTGTGTGCTTCTGGTTTGTCCTGTGTTTGGGCAGCAGACGCTTGGCGGCCTGACGGGGGTGGTGACCGATTCTCAGGGTGGGATCTTGCAGGGCACGGTGGTGACTGCGGTGGGCGATCAGACGGGTTTGACCCGGACCCAGACGGCGGGGAGCAATGGGTTTTATGACTTTGCGAATCTGCCGATTGGGACTTATACGCTTTCGTTTACGAAGGAAGGTTTTCAGACGCAGAAGATGAGCGCGGTTCCGGTGCAGAGCGACCGGACGGGAACGGTGAATGCGAGTTTGAGTGTGGGCGCGGTGAATACGGTGGTGAGCGTGGACGCGGTGCCGCTGCTGAACGCGGTGGATACGACGAACGGGTACATTCTGGATAGAGCGCAGATCGAATCGATACCGCAGCCGACGGGGAGTTTTACGGGGTTGGCGATTCTGTCGCCGGGTGTGAACGCGGAGCTGCCGGGTGGGACGGGAGCTCAGTCTGGACTGGGGAATCTGCCGATCTGGGCGAATGGCCAGCGGGACACGAGCAACAGCTTCTCGATCAACGGCGTGGACGCGAGCAGCCTGTTCAACGGGAAGAGTACGAGCCAGGTCGGCTCGCAGCGCGTGATCAACAGTACAGGCGCTTCGACCACGCAGGGCGGTGCGGGGGTGATTCAGACGGTCGCCTCGGTTTATCTTTCGATTGGCAATGCGATTCCGACGCCGGCTCCGGAGACGATCCAGGAGGTTCGGGTGAACGCGTCGATGTATGACGCCCAGCAGGGTTCTACTTCTGGTGCGCACATCGATGTGAGTACTGCTTCGGGCACCAACTCGTATCACGGCACGGCGTACGGGCGTCGTGGAACGAACTGGATCAACGCGGCGCCGTTTTTTTTGAAGAATAATCCGCTGCTCGCGAATGATCCGAAGGATGAGAATCCTGAACTGCATCGCTATATTGCAGGGGGCACCTTTGGTGGTCCGATTATCAAGAACAAACTGTTTGGCTTTGTGTCGTATCAGCACCTGCAGGTGTCGGATCAGGAGATCGGCGACAACTTCATCAATGTGCCGGTTGGCCTATCGGATAACAATCGCGATGCTGCGGGTTTCGCGAACATGGTGAACGGTTCATTTGGTACGGGTCTTACCGCTGCCAATATTGATAAGACAGCGTTGGCTTTGTTCAACTCGCCTTCGCTTCCTGGTGAGCCGGGCAAGTGGCTTGTGCCGAATGACACGGGATCTTCGACCATGTCTGCCTCTCACCCCTACAACGCTTTCCTTCCGGGAACTGGCCGCTTCAAGGCCGATATGGCGGTGGCCAATCTTGACTACAACATCTCAAGCAAAGACACGCTTTCGCTGAAGTATTTCTATCAGCATGATCCGACGCTGGCTCCCTATGCCTACTCCAGTGTTCCGGGATTTACCGAACACCTAGACTCAGGCGCGCAGGTCTTTTCGATCATCAACACTTATCTGGTGAAGTCGAATCTGAGTACGACGGAGAGCTTAGGGTTTCTTCGCGAGAAGACCTGGGTGGATAACGAGCAGCCCTTCGGTCCGAGTGCGATTCCCGGAGGCTCGCAGGGTACGGTTTCGATCAATGAGTTTGGGTCGAATTACTTTCCCGGCGTGTCGATTGTGAATGTGCTGGGCAGCGCTCAAGGCCAGTACGGTCTGGTTAGCAACGGCATCCTCAACATTGGCCCGAATGCGGAGGGGCAGGCACCTAACACGGGCGCGTTCCAGAATCGCTGGCAGCCGTCGGGGAATGCTATCTGGACGTTGGGCAAGCACACGGTGAGCTTTGGAACCAGCTATAGCTACACGCAGCTGAACACGATCGACAAGCGCACGGGAACGGGTACTGTCGCGACAGACGATCTGAGCGCCTATGCCCAAGGCTATGTGACACCTGGCAGCGCTTCGACGGCGTTTTATGTCAGTTCGTTTCTACAGGGTGATGCGAGCCGTTACTACCGGGCAAAGCAGGTGGGAAGTTATGTGCAGGACAAATTTCAATTTACTCCCACGCTTTCGATTACCGCCGGGCTGCGCTACGACTGGAACGGCGGCCTGACGGAGAAGAACGGACGCATCTTCAATTTCGACCCCACGCTCTATAGCTACAATCAGGCGTCGGATACGATCGTCAATCCAGGCTTCATTATTGCGAGCAATAACAAGAACGGGACCAGCGGCGTGAGTCCGACGACACTGACGGGCCGGCAGTGGGGAGTTGGTCCGCGGCTGGGCGCGGCGTGGCAGCCGGAGAGGTTCGGGGGGAAGGTGGTGGTGCGTTCGGGGTTCGGGATGTACTACGACCGCGGCGAACTGTTCAGCTACTTCTCCCCTGGCTATGCGATTGGAACCGTCACGGGCGGGCCTTTCGGGGTGAATCAGCAGCTTCCGTTCGTGACGGCTCAGAGCTGCCCAGTTCAAAGCTTCTACAGTGGCTTTATTCCCACCTGCGGTGGGGCAGATGGCGGCGCTCCGACCGCAGCCAGCGGCAACCTTGCTAATCCTTATACAAATATCCAGAATGCGCCTCCAACGAATCCCAAGTCTTCCGACCTGAGCAACTACCTTCCGAATATCGCGAGCATCAGCAATGGCGGGCAGCCGATTTCGCTGGGCGTCTACGATCGCGCGAACAAGCTGCCTTACACGTTCAACTACACGCTTGATATTCAGTGGCAGCCGCGCAATGACCTTGCGGTCACGCTGGGCTACGTTGGTAATCTTGGCCGGCATCAGGTGATTCCGGTTCCCTTCAATCAGCCAGGAATCGCGTCACCTTCCGCGGCGATTCACGGGGAACACTACTCATATGGGTACAACGTTGAGGGAGCGAATTTGCCCGACGGGAGTGGTTATGATTTCGACTACGAAGGCGGCAACATCGATCATCGCGTTCCTTATATCGGCTATGCAGCAGAGTCGATCGACTACAAGGCTGCCGGAGTAGATGCCTATAACGCATTAACGGCGCATATCGAAAAGCGTATGAGCCATGGCTTGCAAGTTGCAGCATCCTATACGTACTCTCACGCGCTCGACGAGCAGAGCGGTCTGGGACTTTTCTACAACGGCAACAACCCACTGAATCTGCGCGATGGGTACGCTTCGGCGGACTTTGATCGCACGCACGTCATCAACTTCAACTACGTCTACAGGCTGCCCGACTTCGTTCACAGCCACAATATTGAGAGCTATTTCACGAATGGGTGGTCTCTGGTGGGGCTTACGATTCTGCAAAGCGGTCAACCTTATAGCGTCATCGACTTTAGCGGAGCTGTGGGTAGCATCTACTACAGCACGAGCAATGGCATCACCAACCCCATCGTTCCGTTGGCTCCTGGCTGTAATGCGAAGAACGCGAAGACCGGCCACTCGGGGGCCTTCAATCCGAATGGCGACCCAAATCTGAATGCGCTCAAGGCATCGTGCTTTACGCTTCCTCTTCTGCAGGCAGGCGGACTAAACGGCGCAGTTCCAACGTCTGATCCTTACGAGACCGGCTTTACGACGGGCCAGCGTAATATCTTCCGTCAGGCTTTCCAGAAGCGCGCGGATGCCTCGCTGATGAAGGTGACGAAGTTCTCGGAGCGATACAGTCTCACTTATACATTTGATGTTTACAACCTAACGAATACGAGCAGCTTCGATGTACCAGGGAATGAAGTATCGCAGAACGTGAACTTTAACCCGCTTCCGGTTGCCGGGACACCGGTTCTACCTACTTCCTGCGATGCCACCAACGCAGGCTTCTACAACTGCCCGAGTGGGCTTGGTACGGTGACGCACACGATTGGGAGCCCGCGACAGATACAGATGGCGCTGCGGTTTTTGTTCTAA